From a region of the Falco peregrinus isolate bFalPer1 chromosome 5, bFalPer1.pri, whole genome shotgun sequence genome:
- the NXPH1 gene encoding neurexophilin-1, which produces MQAVYWYAVLLLQPTLYLVTCANLTNGGKTELLKSGSSKSTLKHIWTESSKDLSISRLLSQTFRGKENDTDLDLRYDAPETYSEQDLWDWLRNSTDLQEPRPRAKRRPIVKTGKFKKMFGWGDFHSNIKTVKLNLLITGKIVDHGNGTFSVYFRHNSTGQGNVSVSLVPPTKIVEFDLAQQTVIDAKDSKSFNCRIEYEKVDKATKNTLCNYDPSKTCYQEQTQSHVSWLCSKPFKVICIYISFYSTDYKLVQKVCPDYNYHSDTPYFPSG; this is translated from the coding sequence gttaCGTGTGCAAATTTAACAAATGGAGGAAAAACAGAACTTCTAAAATCAGGAAGCTCCAAATCCACACTAAAGCACATATGGACAGAAAGTAGCAAAGACTTGTCCATCAGCCGACTGCTGTCACAGACTTTTCGTGGAAAGGAAAATGATACAGACTTGGACCTGCGATACGATGCCCCAGAAACTTATTCTGAGCAAGATCTCTGGGACTGGCTGAGGAACTCCACAGACCTGCAAGAGCCTCGGCCTAGAGCAAAGAGACGGCCCATCGTCAAGACTGggaaatttaagaaaatgtttggcTGGGGCGATTTTCATTCCAACATCAAGACTGTGAAGCTAAATCTGTTAATAACAGGGAAAATCGTTGACCATGGCAATGGGACGTTTAGTGTTTACTTCAGGCATAACTCCACTGGTCAAGGGAATGTATCTGTGAGCCTAGTGCCCCCTACAAAAATAGTGGAATTTGACTTGGCACAACAGACGGTGATTGATGCCAAAGATTCCAAGTCCTTTAACTGTCGAATTGAGTACGAAAAGGTTGACAAGGCTACCAAGAACACACTCTGCAACTATGACCCTTCAAAAACCTGTTATCAGGAGCAGACCCAGAGCCACGTGTCATGGCTCTGCTCCAAGCCCTTTAAAGTAATCTgtatttacatttccttttataGTACAGATTATAAACTAGTACAGAAGGTGTGTCCCGATTACAACTACCACAGTGACACACCCTACTTCCCATCAGGGTGA